The following proteins are encoded in a genomic region of Alistipes sp. ZOR0009:
- the nifJ gene encoding pyruvate:ferredoxin (flavodoxin) oxidoreductase, with protein MTKSKKFITCDGNYAAAHIAYMFSEVAAIYPITPSSTMAEYVDEWAAGGKKNIFGETVKVVEMQSEAGAAGALHGSLQAGALSTTFTASQGLMLMLPNMYKIAGELLPGVFHVSARALAAQALSIFGDHQDVMAARPTGFAMLATGSVQEVMDLAGIAHLASIKTRVPFLHFFDGFRTSHEIQKIEEMDSSDLTALIDGEALQAFRDRALNPEHPVTRGTAQNPDIYFQTREVSNKFYDAIPDVVAEYMKEISKITGREYKPFTYYGDENAENIIIAMGSVTDPIRETIDYLRAKGEKVGLLVVHLYRPFSAKYFFDVLPKSVKKIAVLDRTKEPGATGEPLYLDIKKQFYGKENAPVIVGGRYGLSSKDTTPAQLMAVYTNLNMAEPKDDFTIGIVDDVTFKSLPVPAEISIAHAGTFEGKFYGLGSDGTVGANKNTIKIIGDATDKYCQAYFAYDSKKSGGITISHLRFGDSPIRASYLVSTPDFVACHVPSYLWKYDMLRGIKENGTFLLNSVWSVEETKAKLPSSVKKILAEKKVNFYIINATEIAEQIGLGNRTNTILQSAFFKIANVVPFEKAVEQMKKAIIKSYGKKGEEIVNMNNAAVDRGGDVTKIEVPAEWASIKAEPLTFNVNAPEFIQKIADPINAQMGDDLPVSAFLGMEDGTFPAGTTAYEKRGIAVNIPEWKGSNCIQCNQCAYVCPHAAIRPFLLTQDEAASVPAGTQLVKGNGAVKEFQFRIQVSPLDCTGCGNCADVCPAPTKALEMKHLDTQMDEVERWNYMHNKVGYKDTILDKSKTVKNLQFAQPLFEFSGACAGCGETPYIKTITQLFGDRMIVANATGCSSIYGGSAPATPYCTNAKGHGPAWANSLFEDNAEFGLGMHVGVEKMRETIKNKLTENLDSFKPETAAVAKEWIENMMFAEKSRAASASLEVALSSETAAVAKELLALKSYFVKKSQWIFGGDGWAYDIGFGGLDHVIASGEDVNILVMDTEVYSNTGGQSSKSTPVAAVAKFAASGKRIRKKDLGMIAMSYGYVYVAQVAMGANQNQYFQAIKEAEAYPGPSLIIAYSPCINHGLRHGMGKSQKEAKKAVECGYWHLYRYNPLMEAEGKNPFTYDSKEPDWTKFQDFLMNEVRYTSLKKGFPEVADELFAASQENAKWRYNSYQRLAKMDYSAE; from the coding sequence ATGACAAAAAGCAAAAAGTTTATTACCTGTGATGGTAATTACGCTGCTGCTCATATAGCCTATATGTTCAGTGAAGTTGCAGCTATTTATCCCATCACCCCTTCATCAACTATGGCAGAATATGTTGACGAGTGGGCTGCAGGTGGAAAGAAAAACATTTTCGGAGAAACTGTAAAGGTTGTTGAAATGCAGTCGGAGGCTGGTGCCGCTGGCGCACTTCATGGATCGCTTCAAGCGGGAGCCCTAAGTACAACATTTACGGCTTCGCAGGGTTTGATGCTGATGCTTCCAAACATGTACAAGATTGCGGGTGAACTTCTTCCTGGAGTTTTCCACGTGTCTGCACGTGCATTGGCAGCCCAAGCGCTTTCTATTTTTGGGGATCATCAGGATGTAATGGCCGCTCGTCCTACCGGTTTTGCAATGCTTGCAACTGGTTCTGTACAGGAAGTGATGGATCTTGCTGGTATTGCGCATCTTGCTTCAATTAAAACTAGAGTTCCTTTCCTTCACTTCTTTGATGGTTTCCGCACATCGCATGAAATTCAAAAGATCGAGGAAATGGATAGCAGCGATCTTACGGCGCTTATTGATGGTGAAGCGCTTCAAGCATTCCGCGATAGAGCCCTAAATCCAGAGCACCCAGTTACTAGAGGTACCGCTCAAAATCCTGATATCTACTTCCAAACACGTGAAGTAAGCAACAAATTCTACGATGCAATTCCTGATGTTGTTGCTGAATATATGAAGGAAATCAGCAAAATTACAGGAAGAGAATATAAGCCGTTTACCTACTATGGCGATGAAAATGCAGAGAACATTATCATTGCAATGGGTTCTGTTACAGATCCTATAAGGGAAACAATAGACTACCTACGCGCGAAGGGCGAAAAGGTGGGGCTTCTTGTAGTTCACCTATACCGTCCATTCTCTGCAAAGTACTTCTTCGATGTTCTTCCTAAATCGGTAAAGAAAATTGCTGTGCTTGATAGAACAAAGGAGCCAGGTGCAACTGGAGAACCTCTATATCTTGATATCAAGAAGCAATTCTATGGAAAAGAGAATGCTCCTGTAATTGTAGGTGGCCGTTACGGTCTATCTTCAAAGGATACAACTCCTGCTCAGCTGATGGCGGTTTATACCAACCTTAACATGGCTGAACCTAAGGACGATTTTACCATTGGTATTGTTGATGATGTTACCTTCAAGTCATTGCCAGTTCCTGCGGAAATTTCTATTGCTCACGCTGGAACTTTCGAAGGTAAATTTTATGGCTTAGGTTCTGATGGTACTGTGGGTGCGAATAAGAATACAATAAAGATTATTGGAGATGCTACTGACAAGTACTGCCAAGCCTACTTTGCATACGACTCAAAGAAGTCGGGTGGTATTACCATTTCTCACCTTCGTTTTGGTGATAGCCCTATTCGTGCTTCTTACCTAGTTTCAACTCCTGATTTTGTAGCATGCCATGTACCTTCGTACTTATGGAAGTATGATATGCTTCGCGGAATCAAGGAAAATGGAACGTTCCTTTTAAACTCAGTTTGGAGCGTAGAAGAGACGAAGGCGAAATTGCCGTCATCTGTTAAGAAAATTCTTGCAGAGAAAAAGGTAAATTTCTACATCATCAATGCAACTGAAATAGCTGAGCAAATTGGTTTAGGGAATCGTACCAACACCATTCTTCAATCAGCATTCTTTAAGATTGCCAACGTTGTTCCTTTTGAAAAGGCGGTTGAGCAAATGAAGAAGGCGATTATTAAGAGCTACGGTAAGAAGGGCGAAGAAATTGTAAATATGAATAACGCTGCGGTAGATCGTGGTGGGGATGTGACTAAAATTGAGGTGCCTGCAGAGTGGGCTTCAATAAAGGCAGAACCGCTTACATTTAACGTAAATGCGCCTGAGTTTATTCAAAAAATAGCCGATCCAATTAATGCTCAAATGGGGGATGATCTTCCTGTAAGCGCATTTCTTGGAATGGAAGATGGAACATTCCCTGCAGGTACTACTGCTTATGAGAAGCGTGGTATTGCCGTTAATATTCCAGAATGGAAGGGTAGCAACTGTATTCAATGTAATCAGTGTGCCTACGTTTGCCCTCATGCTGCAATTCGTCCGTTCCTTCTAACTCAAGATGAGGCTGCATCAGTTCCTGCTGGTACTCAGTTGGTAAAAGGTAATGGGGCTGTTAAGGAATTCCAATTCCGTATCCAAGTTAGTCCGCTGGATTGTACAGGATGTGGTAACTGTGCTGATGTTTGTCCTGCTCCAACAAAGGCGCTTGAAATGAAGCACCTTGATACGCAAATGGACGAAGTTGAGCGTTGGAATTACATGCACAACAAGGTTGGCTACAAGGATACCATTTTAGATAAGAGCAAAACGGTTAAAAATCTTCAATTTGCACAACCTTTATTCGAATTTTCAGGGGCCTGTGCTGGTTGTGGAGAAACACCTTATATAAAGACTATCACACAGCTATTTGGAGATAGAATGATTGTTGCAAATGCAACAGGATGTTCTTCTATTTACGGTGGTTCTGCTCCAGCAACGCCTTACTGTACAAATGCAAAAGGCCATGGACCTGCTTGGGCAAACTCTCTTTTTGAGGATAACGCGGAGTTTGGTCTAGGTATGCATGTTGGTGTTGAGAAAATGCGTGAAACAATCAAGAATAAGTTAACCGAAAATCTTGATAGCTTCAAGCCAGAAACTGCTGCAGTCGCGAAAGAGTGGATTGAAAATATGATGTTTGCGGAAAAGAGCCGTGCAGCATCAGCTTCTCTTGAAGTTGCGTTGTCTTCTGAGACAGCCGCAGTTGCAAAAGAGTTACTTGCCTTGAAGAGCTATTTCGTAAAGAAATCTCAATGGATATTTGGAGGCGATGGTTGGGCTTACGATATCGGATTCGGAGGTCTAGACCACGTTATTGCTTCAGGTGAAGACGTAAATATTCTTGTTATGGATACTGAGGTGTATTCAAATACAGGAGGTCAGTCGTCTAAGTCGACTCCAGTTGCTGCGGTTGCTAAGTTTGCTGCATCAGGAAAGCGTATTCGCAAGAAAGATTTAGGTATGATTGCCATGTCATATGGATACGTTTACGTTGCGCAAGTAGCAATGGGAGCCAATCAAAATCAATACTTCCAAGCAATCAAGGAAGCAGAAGCTTATCCAGGTCCTTCATTGATTATCGCATACTCTCCATGTATCAACCATGGACTACGTCATGGTATGGGTAAATCTCAGAAGGAAGCCAAGAAGGCTGTAGAATGTGGATACTGGCATCTTTACCGTTACAATCCGTTGATGGAAGCAGAAGGTAAAAATCCGTTTACCTATGATTCTAAGGAGCCAGATTGGACTAAGTTCCAAGATTTCTTGATGAATGAGGTTCGCTACACGTCTCTAAAGAAGGGCTTCCCAGAGGTTGCAGACGAGTTGTTTGCTGCATCTCAGGAGAATGCGAAGTGGAGGTATAATTCCTACCAACGTTTGGCCAAAATGGATTATTCGGCAGAATAG